The Haloprofundus halophilus genomic sequence CCGAACTCGCCTCGAACCGGTCGCGTTCGACCTGTTCTGCGACGAGCTCCGGCAGACCCGGTTCGCCGTCGATGTGGCACTCCCCGCGGTTGATTCCGCGGACGACGTCCTCGTCGATGTCGACGCCGGTGACGTTACCGCTCATCTCGGCGTAGACGCCGGCCAGCGGGAGCCCCATCTTGCCGAGTCCGTAGATGGCGATGGGAACCGCACCGCTCGTGAGTCCGATGCGCTGTGCTTGCGTCGAGTACTCCGACCCGTACAGGCCGATTCCACGCGGAATGCTACTCATTGGATCACCTCGTGACGTTCGACCTCGGAGGCCAGTTCGTCGATTTTCCGGGTCACTTCGATGGCTCGGAGGGCGTCTTCGCCGGTGACGCGCGGTTTCTCGCCGTTCTTCGCCGCCTCGACGAACGCCGTGAGTTCGTCGCGCAGCGGCTCGTTCTTCTCGACCATCGGCTGTTCGACGATGCTCTCGTGGCGGTAGCGCAGTTCGCCGTTCTGCTTGATGTACTCCGGCAGCGAGTTGCGGTGGATGTCGACCGACTGACTGATGTAGTCGACGTCGACGCGGCACTCGTCGGCGGTGACGCTGAGCGTGCGAACTTTCCGTTGCGTGAGTCGACTGGCCGTCAGCGAGACGACGGTGCCGTCGTCGAAGCGAATCTGGGCGTCCGCGTACTGCGTGTTCCGCGTACCCATGGCCGAGACCGACTCGACCTCCGCGTCGACGAGCGAGAGGACGATGTCCACGTCGTGGATCATCAGGTCCATCACCACGCTATCCTCGAGGTCGCGGTTTATCGGCGGTCCGAGGCGGTGAGCCTCGATGGCGATGATGTCGAGGTCGGTGGTGATGTCGCTGAGCGCCGTGATGGCGGGGTTGAAACGCTCGATGTGGCCGACCTGCAGCGTCACGCCGGCCTCGTCGGCGCGGCGGACGAGTTCCCGGCCGACTTCGAGGTCGTCGACGAACGGCTTCTCGACGAGGAGGTCGACGCCGGCGTCGATGCAGTCTCGCGCGATGGACGCGTGGAAGCGCGTCGGCACCGCGACCGAAACCATGTCGACGGTGTCGAGCAGGCTCTCCATCGGGTACGCCGTCGTGCCGTACTCCTCGGCGATTCGGTCCGCCTGTTCGTCGTCCGCGTCGAAGACGCCCGCGAGGTCGACGCCGGGCATCTCGCTGTAGACTCGGACGTGGTTCTGTCCCATGTGACCGACGCCGATGACGCCGACTTTGGGATTCACGCCATCACCTCCTCGCCGTGGGCGAGGACGGCGTCGGCGACGACCTCCAGGTCGTCGGCCGACAGCGCCGGGTGAACCGGCAGCGAGAGCGCTTCCGCGGCGGCCGCCTCCGCGTTCGGAGCCGCGTGACCGAGGTCCGCGTACGGTTTCTGCTGGTGAATCGGGACCGGGTAGTAGACACCGTACCCGACGCCGTGGTCGTCGAGCGTCTCCTGCAGTCCGTCCCGGTCGTCAGTTCTGACCGTGTACTGGTGGTAGGCGTGTTCGTAGCCCTCGGGCGTGTACGGCGTCGTCACCGACGACGCTTCGAGCAGGTCGTTCAGGCGAGCGGCGTTCTGCCGTCGGGCCTCGATGAACCGGGGCAGTTTCTCCAGTTGCGCTCGGCCGATGGCCGCACCGAGACTGGTCAGCCGGAAGTTGTGGCCGACGGAGACGTGTTCGTAGGAGGAGCTCCCGCCGTAGGCGTTCGAGCGTCCGTGGTTGACGTACTCGGCGACGCCCTCCGCGACGTCGCGGCGGTTCGTAACGACCATCCCACCTTCGCCCGTCGTCATGTTCTTCGTCGGGTAGAAGGAGAAGCAGGCGGCGTCGCCGAACGAGCCGACCGGTCGGCCGTCGATTTTCGCGCCGTGCGCCTGGGCTGCGTCCTCGACGAGCGCGAAGTCGTGCTCTTCTGCGAGTTCGACGAAGCGCGGCATCTCGGCCGGCAGTCCGTAGAGGTGGACCGCGAGCACGGCATCTATCTGTTCGCCGTCTCGCAGCGCCGCCTCCAGCGCGTCGGGGTCGAGGTTGTACGTCTCGGGGTCGATGTCGAGAAACACCGGCTCCGCGCCGGCGAGTCGGACGGCGTTCGCGCTCGCGATGAAGGAGAACGGCGTCGTGGCGACGCGGTCTCCGGGGCCGATGTCCAGCGCCTCGAAGGCGGCGTGGAGCGCGGTCGTTCCGTTGGAGGTGGCGACGCCGTGGTCGGCGTCGCAGTAGGTCGCAAACTCCTCCTCGAAAGCGCGTACCTCGGGGCCGTCCGCGAGATATCCGCTTTCGATGACGTCTTCGACGCGTTGCTGTTCCTCGGGGCCAAGTTCGGGGCTGGCGATTGGTATCATTCGAGTAAGTTACCTCCCTGAAGGTTCTCCGGCAGGGCCCGGTGTTTCGCGGGTGCGCCGACGGCGAGCGTTCGCGGCGGAACGTCTTCGGTAACGACCGCACCCGCGGCGACGAACGCTCCCTCGCCGACGGTAACACCGGGGAGAATCGTCGCGT encodes the following:
- a CDS encoding DegT/DnrJ/EryC1/StrS family aminotransferase is translated as MIPIASPELGPEEQQRVEDVIESGYLADGPEVRAFEEEFATYCDADHGVATSNGTTALHAAFEALDIGPGDRVATTPFSFIASANAVRLAGAEPVFLDIDPETYNLDPDALEAALRDGEQIDAVLAVHLYGLPAEMPRFVELAEEHDFALVEDAAQAHGAKIDGRPVGSFGDAACFSFYPTKNMTTGEGGMVVTNRRDVAEGVAEYVNHGRSNAYGGSSSYEHVSVGHNFRLTSLGAAIGRAQLEKLPRFIEARRQNAARLNDLLEASSVTTPYTPEGYEHAYHQYTVRTDDRDGLQETLDDHGVGYGVYYPVPIHQQKPYADLGHAAPNAEAAAAEALSLPVHPALSADDLEVVADAVLAHGEEVMA
- a CDS encoding Gfo/Idh/MocA family protein, which codes for MNPKVGVIGVGHMGQNHVRVYSEMPGVDLAGVFDADDEQADRIAEEYGTTAYPMESLLDTVDMVSVAVPTRFHASIARDCIDAGVDLLVEKPFVDDLEVGRELVRRADEAGVTLQVGHIERFNPAITALSDITTDLDIIAIEAHRLGPPINRDLEDSVVMDLMIHDVDIVLSLVDAEVESVSAMGTRNTQYADAQIRFDDGTVVSLTASRLTQRKVRTLSVTADECRVDVDYISQSVDIHRNSLPEYIKQNGELRYRHESIVEQPMVEKNEPLRDELTAFVEAAKNGEKPRVTGEDALRAIEVTRKIDELASEVERHEVIQ